In Anabrus simplex isolate iqAnaSimp1 chromosome 12, ASM4041472v1, whole genome shotgun sequence, a genomic segment contains:
- the LOC136884186 gene encoding E3 SUMO-protein ligase NSE2, producing MPLAASDNTEQNIKKGMEDILWCVDAVGEHFKGEEMSNLLENLSPTMLQFCLLDGRFGIFKNVSETARRCENGDESLAAVYERVLEEAESQPVDPHVHPAFVKYKEKVAKLTRPHTADEEEDVAITASEVNTIDPFTMKQMVDPVRNKLCGHVYDMTSITEIMHKKRSIKCPVVGCTVSSFTKKDLEPDSEMRRILQRQSQGHSSRA from the exons ATGCCACTTGCAGCAAGCGACAATACAGAACAGAATATAAAAAAGGGGATGGAAGATATACTATGGTGTGTTGATGCCGTAGGCGAACATTTTAAAG GGGAAGAAATGTCAAACCTTCTCGAGAATCTATCGCCAACAATGCTCCAATTCTGTTTATTGGATGGTCGATTCGGCATATTCAAGAACGTTTCTGAAACCGCACGAAGatgtgaaaatggtgatgaatcaTTAGCTGCG GTTTATGAAAGAGTCCTTGAGGAAGCAGAATCACAGCCAGTTGACCCACACGTCCATCCTGCATTTGTGAAGTACAAGGAGAAAGTCG CGAAACTCACAAGACCGCACACTGCTGATGAGGAGGAGGATGTGGCCATCACGGCATCGGAGGTGAACACTATAGACCCCTTCACGATGAAGCAGATGGTCGACCCTGTGAGGAACAAGCTGTGTGGCCACGTTTATGACATGACGAGCATTACAGAGATAATGCACAAGAAACGTTCAATCAA ATGTCCGGTAGTTGGGTGCACGGTCTCATCGTTCACAAAGAAAGACCTGGAACCAGATTCAGAGATGAGAAGGATATTGCAGCGGCAGTCCCAGGGCCATTCATCGAGAGCATGA